One genomic segment of Rhizorhabdus phycosphaerae includes these proteins:
- a CDS encoding sensor domain-containing diguanylate cyclase, whose translation MDGGTGSGRVWKDGALAAGVYFLLAGATIHLASYGLEVALVWPANAFLVALMLLRPRRNWPIILGAGFLANAAANLVTRGDVQAPILFGLSNLAEVVIVALALTPGGALRATDDPKIVLRFALWAGLIAPAVSAVTGGGTAALIYGQPFVLAWRTWFIADALGLLICMPFFHALLSGEFRRYAATLAGPRRVEAALLLGATAGLTALIFWGGSIPVLFLIELPVLVATFRLGMSGVKLIVLLVALIGTAATTAGHGPIVAMSPDPAVRAAVLQSLLAVIMLTGMPVAAALQARRHLTARLTMSERSVRLLAAQAAVLLLHFDREGVCRNAIGAAEALLDTPAAALIGRPARCIHPGGGTLLQSAIDQAETSERACILEFSGRHPAMWIEATISPTRDEEGAFAGTVVALHDISLHRDRAQAMAKIAETDGLTGLLNRTGFMDRLDELVANGGDAPFALALVDVDHFKGVNDAHGHLVGDRVLRELGRAIAAEGAHGCIGARLGGDEFVLLFPGQSATQAAVACGRVAQRLRVALVDIGEEAAVSPSISCGVAARLAGQRAGSIMLDADRALYAAKADGRNCVRVADARREEVLPTAA comes from the coding sequence ATGGATGGTGGAACGGGGAGCGGCAGGGTCTGGAAGGATGGCGCGCTGGCAGCCGGCGTCTACTTCCTGCTCGCCGGCGCCACGATCCATCTGGCCAGTTATGGCTTGGAAGTCGCGCTCGTCTGGCCAGCCAACGCCTTCCTCGTCGCCCTTATGCTGCTGCGTCCGCGGCGCAATTGGCCGATCATCCTCGGCGCCGGTTTCCTCGCCAATGCGGCAGCCAATCTCGTCACCCGGGGCGATGTTCAAGCCCCGATCCTGTTCGGTCTGTCGAACCTGGCGGAAGTCGTCATCGTCGCGCTGGCGCTTACCCCGGGTGGTGCCTTGCGCGCGACCGACGATCCGAAGATCGTGTTGCGCTTCGCGCTCTGGGCAGGCCTGATTGCCCCGGCCGTGAGTGCGGTCACCGGCGGCGGAACGGCAGCCTTGATCTATGGGCAGCCCTTCGTCCTGGCGTGGCGCACCTGGTTTATCGCCGACGCCCTGGGCCTGCTGATCTGCATGCCTTTCTTTCACGCGCTGCTGTCGGGCGAGTTCAGGCGATATGCCGCGACGCTTGCCGGCCCGCGACGGGTCGAAGCAGCGCTCCTGCTCGGCGCCACCGCCGGGCTGACGGCGCTGATCTTCTGGGGCGGCTCCATTCCCGTGCTGTTCCTGATCGAACTGCCCGTGCTGGTCGCCACATTTCGGCTCGGCATGTCGGGCGTGAAGCTGATCGTGCTGCTGGTCGCGCTGATCGGCACGGCAGCCACGACAGCGGGTCACGGTCCGATCGTGGCGATGAGCCCGGACCCGGCGGTCCGCGCGGCGGTTCTCCAATCCTTGCTGGCCGTCATCATGCTGACCGGCATGCCGGTTGCCGCTGCACTCCAGGCACGGCGGCACCTCACCGCGCGGCTGACCATGAGCGAGAGATCGGTCCGCCTGCTAGCCGCGCAGGCTGCGGTGCTCCTTCTCCATTTCGATCGCGAGGGGGTGTGCCGCAATGCCATCGGCGCGGCCGAAGCTCTGCTGGATACCCCGGCTGCGGCGTTGATCGGTCGCCCGGCCCGATGCATCCATCCGGGCGGCGGTACGCTGCTGCAATCGGCAATCGACCAGGCCGAGACGTCCGAGCGGGCCTGCATTCTCGAATTTTCCGGTCGCCATCCGGCGATGTGGATCGAGGCGACCATCAGTCCGACACGTGACGAGGAGGGGGCTTTTGCAGGGACCGTCGTGGCGCTTCACGACATCAGTCTCCATCGAGATCGGGCGCAGGCGATGGCGAAGATCGCGGAAACGGATGGTCTGACCGGTCTGCTGAACCGGACCGGATTCATGGATCGACTGGACGAGCTGGTGGCAAACGGAGGAGATGCTCCCTTTGCTCTGGCGCTGGTCGATGTGGATCATTTCAAGGGCGTCAACGACGCGCATGGCCACCTCGTGGGCGACCGGGTGCTGCGGGAGCTCGGCAGGGCGATCGCGGCGGAGGGCGCGCATGGCTGCATCGGCGCGCGTCTCGGCGGGGACGAGTTCGTTCTGCTCTTTCCCGGCCAGTCGGCGACACAGGCGGCGGTGGCGTGCGGGCGCGTCGCGCAGCGGCTGCGGGTCGCACTGGTCGACATCGGGGAAGAGGCGGCGGTCAGCCCCTCGATCAGCTGCGGCGTCGCGGCACGCCTTGCCGGTCAGCGGGCGGGTAGCATCATGCTTGATGCCGATCGCGCCCTTTATGCCGCCAAGGCCGATGGCAGGAACTGCGTCAGGGTCGCGGACGCCCGGCGGGAGGAGGTGCTGCCGACGGCGGCATGA
- a CDS encoding phosphotransferase, which yields MTGATGQDENSGTTPVREGFRFDEAALARWMAEHVPGYSGPLTVEQFKGGQSNPTYKLVTPGKSYVLRRKPPGQLLKGAHAVEREAKVLSGLAKGGFPVAHVHALCTDDDVIGTWFYVMDMVEGRIFWDATIPEVSRDERPAYFDAMNATMAALHNVDYAAVGLADYGKPGNYFERQIGRWSKQYVEDVDAGRDPDMDRLIEWLPAHIPAGDDIAIVHGDFRIDNMIFHPTEPRVLAVLDWELSTLGHPLADFSYHAMMYHMPPHIVAGLAGADLAALNIPSEAEYIAAYCARTGREGIADYRFYTAFNFFRLAAIFHGIKGRVIRGTAASAKAAERARMFPELARIARVQID from the coding sequence ATGACGGGCGCGACGGGGCAGGACGAAAATAGCGGCACCACGCCGGTCCGCGAAGGCTTCCGCTTCGACGAAGCGGCCCTCGCGCGCTGGATGGCCGAGCATGTGCCCGGCTATTCCGGGCCGCTGACGGTCGAGCAGTTCAAGGGCGGGCAATCCAACCCGACGTACAAGCTGGTGACGCCGGGCAAGTCCTATGTGCTCCGTCGCAAGCCACCGGGTCAGCTGCTCAAGGGCGCGCATGCCGTGGAACGCGAGGCGAAGGTGCTCAGCGGGCTGGCGAAGGGGGGCTTCCCCGTTGCCCATGTCCACGCGCTGTGCACCGACGACGACGTCATCGGCACCTGGTTCTACGTCATGGACATGGTGGAAGGTCGTATCTTCTGGGACGCGACCATTCCCGAAGTGTCGCGGGACGAGCGGCCGGCCTATTTCGACGCGATGAACGCGACGATGGCCGCGCTCCACAATGTCGACTACGCCGCCGTCGGCCTGGCCGATTATGGCAAGCCGGGCAATTATTTCGAGCGGCAGATCGGCCGCTGGTCGAAGCAATATGTCGAGGATGTCGATGCCGGGCGCGACCCGGACATGGATCGGCTGATCGAATGGCTGCCGGCGCATATCCCCGCCGGCGACGACATCGCGATCGTCCATGGCGACTTCCGCATCGACAATATGATCTTCCACCCGACCGAGCCGCGCGTCCTGGCGGTGCTCGACTGGGAATTGTCGACGCTGGGCCATCCGCTGGCCGACTTCTCGTACCACGCGATGATGTACCACATGCCGCCGCATATCGTGGCCGGGCTTGCCGGAGCCGATCTCGCCGCGCTCAACATCCCGAGCGAGGCGGAGTATATCGCGGCCTATTGCGCTCGCACCGGGCGCGAGGGCATCGCCGACTATCGCTTCTATACGGCGTTCAACTTCTTCCGGCTGGCGGCGATCTTCCACGGGATCAAGGGACGCGTCATCCGCGGCACGGCGGCTTCGGCCAAGGCGGCGGAACGGGCGCGGATGTTCCCTGAGCTGGCGAGGATCGCGCGCGTCCAGATCGACTGA
- a CDS encoding DUF1737 domain-containing protein, translated as MLIYRFLTGVDDASFCHKVTKALSEGWSLHGSPSYAYDAGRQSMVCGQAVVREAPDQPYDPDKKLVDY; from the coding sequence ATGCTGATCTACCGATTCCTGACCGGCGTCGACGACGCCAGCTTCTGCCACAAGGTGACCAAGGCGCTTTCCGAAGGCTGGTCGTTGCATGGCTCGCCCAGCTATGCCTATGATGCCGGGCGACAGAGCATGGTGTGCGGGCAGGCGGTCGTGCGCGAGGCGCCCGACCAGCCCTATGATCCCGACAAGAAGCTCGTCGACTACTGA
- a CDS encoding acyl-CoA dehydrogenase family protein, giving the protein MTERAQAIAAKVEAFVREQIIPYEKDPRSTAHGPTEELVLEMREKARAAGLMTPHILPDGSHLTQRETAIVLIKSGLSPLGPVALNTMAPDEGNMYLIGKIGSPDLKKRFLEKLVSGDARSAFFMTEPASEGGAGSDPSMMRTTCHLDGNHWVINGRKAFITGAEGAKVGIVMAKSEDGACMFLVDLPDPAIKLDRILDTIDNSMPGGHAVVTIDNLRVPADQMLGASGEGFKYAQIRLSPARLSHCMRWLGGTIRAQEIAVDYACRREAFGKKLIDHEGVGFMLAENMIELRQCELIIDWCASVLDEGSLGTTESSMAKVAVSEALYRIADRCVQVMGGTGVSGDTIVEQIFRELRAFRIYDGPTEVHKWSLAKKLKRDHAKANQA; this is encoded by the coding sequence ATGACGGAACGCGCACAGGCGATCGCGGCGAAGGTCGAGGCCTTCGTTCGCGAGCAGATCATTCCCTATGAAAAGGACCCGCGCTCGACCGCTCATGGGCCCACCGAGGAGTTGGTCCTCGAGATGCGCGAGAAGGCGCGTGCCGCCGGGCTGATGACGCCCCATATCCTGCCCGATGGATCGCATCTCACCCAGCGCGAGACGGCGATCGTCCTGATCAAGTCGGGTCTGTCGCCACTGGGTCCCGTCGCGCTCAACACCATGGCCCCCGATGAAGGCAATATGTACCTGATCGGCAAGATCGGATCGCCCGACCTCAAGAAACGCTTCCTGGAAAAGCTGGTGTCCGGCGACGCGCGCTCGGCCTTCTTCATGACCGAGCCTGCCTCCGAGGGCGGCGCGGGGTCGGATCCTTCGATGATGCGGACGACCTGCCATCTCGACGGCAACCATTGGGTGATCAACGGCCGCAAGGCGTTCATCACCGGGGCCGAAGGCGCGAAGGTCGGCATCGTCATGGCGAAGTCCGAGGACGGCGCCTGCATGTTCCTGGTCGATCTGCCCGACCCCGCGATCAAGCTCGATCGCATCCTCGACACGATCGACAATTCGATGCCGGGCGGCCACGCCGTCGTGACGATCGACAATCTGCGGGTGCCGGCCGACCAGATGCTGGGCGCGAGCGGCGAGGGCTTCAAATATGCCCAGATCCGGCTCAGCCCGGCGCGCCTGTCGCATTGCATGCGCTGGCTGGGCGGCACCATTCGCGCGCAGGAAATCGCGGTCGATTATGCCTGCCGCCGCGAAGCCTTCGGCAAGAAGCTGATCGACCATGAGGGCGTCGGCTTCATGCTCGCCGAGAACATGATCGAGCTGCGTCAGTGCGAACTGATTATCGACTGGTGCGCCAGCGTTCTGGACGAAGGCTCGCTCGGCACGACCGAAAGCTCGATGGCCAAGGTCGCCGTGTCCGAGGCGCTCTACCGTATCGCCGACCGCTGCGTGCAGGTGATGGGCGGCACCGGCGTTTCGGGCGACACCATCGTCGAGCAGATCTTCCGCGAGCTTCGCGCCTTCCGCATCTACGACGGCCCGACCGAAGTTCACAAATGGTCGCTGGCCAAGAAGCTGAAGCGCGACCATGCGAAGGCGAACCAGGCATGA
- a CDS encoding SDR family NAD(P)-dependent oxidoreductase, with protein MGASDLLQLKGKTAFVTGASGGLGAHFAETLAEAGAKVILGARRESALADVAARIRGAGGRCDTVALDVADAASIASIDPLLAEVDIFVNNAGIAIDKPFLEQSEADWDRTLDTNSKGMFLLTQAAARAMRARGVGGSIINIASILGLRQGMHLSAYAASKAAVVQLTKSAALELARFGIRVNCICPGYIETDINRSLWSTEAGQAMIRRVPQRRLGLASDLDGPLLLLASDASSYMTGSVIVADGGHTVSGL; from the coding sequence GTGGGCGCGAGCGATCTGTTGCAACTGAAGGGCAAGACGGCCTTCGTCACGGGCGCCTCTGGCGGTCTCGGCGCGCACTTCGCCGAAACCCTGGCCGAGGCGGGAGCAAAAGTGATTCTGGGCGCGCGCCGGGAATCGGCTCTGGCCGATGTCGCCGCGCGGATCCGGGGCGCCGGCGGCCGCTGCGACACCGTCGCGCTCGACGTCGCCGATGCGGCGAGCATTGCCAGCATCGATCCGCTGCTCGCCGAGGTCGACATCTTCGTGAACAACGCTGGCATCGCGATCGACAAGCCCTTCCTCGAACAGAGCGAAGCGGACTGGGACCGCACGCTCGACACGAACAGCAAGGGCATGTTTCTTCTGACGCAGGCGGCGGCGCGTGCGATGCGGGCCCGTGGCGTGGGCGGCTCGATCATCAATATCGCTTCGATCCTGGGGCTGCGGCAGGGCATGCACCTGTCGGCTTACGCCGCCTCGAAGGCCGCCGTCGTGCAGCTGACCAAGTCGGCCGCGCTCGAACTGGCGCGCTTCGGCATCCGGGTGAACTGCATCTGTCCCGGCTATATCGAAACCGACATCAACCGGTCGCTCTGGTCGACCGAAGCCGGACAAGCGATGATCCGGCGGGTTCCCCAGCGTCGACTGGGCCTTGCGTCCGATCTCGACGGGCCGCTTCTGCTGCTCGCGTCGGATGCCTCATCTTACATGACCGGTTCGGTCATCGTGGCCGATGGCGGTCACACAGTCAGCGGCCTTTGA
- the mobA gene encoding molybdenum cofactor guanylyltransferase, giving the protein MSRLLGAILAGGLSRRFGTDKAVALWRGRPLIDHVVEALRPWVDAVAICGRAGGGIGDVHLADRPGPHMGPLGGLCAALHHAREQGYDAVISVGCDTPVLPDRLVATLIAAEGAAYLEALPVIGRWPVSLSAELDHFLAEDRKHAVRLWADGVGARPLAWDELPNVNRPADLQALGAGEA; this is encoded by the coding sequence ATGAGCCGGCTGCTCGGCGCGATCCTTGCCGGTGGCCTCTCCCGGCGCTTCGGGACGGACAAGGCCGTCGCGCTCTGGCGTGGCAGGCCCCTGATCGACCATGTTGTGGAGGCCCTGCGCCCCTGGGTCGACGCGGTGGCAATCTGCGGTCGGGCAGGCGGGGGCATCGGCGACGTCCACCTCGCGGACCGACCGGGTCCGCATATGGGGCCGTTGGGTGGGCTCTGTGCGGCGCTGCACCACGCCCGCGAGCAGGGATATGATGCGGTGATCAGCGTGGGATGCGACACGCCCGTGCTGCCCGACCGCCTTGTCGCAACCCTTATTGCCGCAGAGGGGGCGGCCTATCTGGAGGCGCTGCCCGTCATCGGTCGCTGGCCGGTCTCGCTGTCGGCGGAACTCGATCATTTTCTGGCCGAGGATCGCAAACATGCGGTGCGCCTATGGGCGGACGGCGTGGGGGCTCGACCCCTGGCCTGGGATGAACTGCCCAACGTCAACCGCCCGGCCGACCTGCAGGCGCTCGGGGCCGGTGAGGCCTGA
- a CDS encoding GntR family transcriptional regulator, translated as MAYLSSKAPARHWSGPEPSGAARKVYLGIMQELERGRMVPGQRLVETDLAQRYEVGRNAVREAMQHLAVRGIVDLSPNRSPAIRLLDLAECLEVLEVASAMTRLAARAAAQAYDTTAAAGLEAAVEDVAEAAASGEAAAFSRARRGFYRCLLAIGGNRELQRLFPAIAMHIIHAQYPSPRLQGIRLADYRAIAAAVTSGDPEAADRAALDHVEMVRAIILELADQG; from the coding sequence ATGGCTTATCTTTCTTCCAAGGCGCCCGCGCGGCACTGGTCCGGACCCGAACCCTCGGGCGCCGCCCGCAAGGTCTATCTGGGCATCATGCAGGAGCTCGAACGCGGGCGAATGGTGCCGGGCCAACGGCTCGTCGAGACCGATCTGGCGCAGCGCTACGAGGTCGGCCGCAATGCGGTGCGCGAGGCAATGCAACATCTTGCCGTGCGCGGAATCGTCGACCTGAGCCCCAATCGTTCGCCCGCGATCAGGCTGCTCGACCTGGCCGAATGCCTCGAGGTGCTCGAAGTCGCTTCCGCCATGACCCGCCTCGCCGCCCGCGCAGCCGCGCAGGCTTACGACACCACCGCCGCCGCCGGCCTGGAAGCCGCTGTGGAGGACGTGGCCGAAGCCGCAGCTTCTGGCGAAGCCGCCGCGTTCAGCCGGGCGCGCCGCGGCTTCTATCGCTGCCTGCTGGCGATCGGTGGCAACCGCGAACTGCAGCGGCTGTTTCCCGCCATCGCGATGCATATCATCCACGCGCAATATCCCTCGCCCCGCCTGCAGGGCATCCGCCTTGCCGACTATCGCGCGATCGCCGCCGCCGTCACGAGTGGAGACCCCGAGGCGGCGGACCGCGCTGCACTCGACCACGTCGAAATGGTCCGCGCAATCATCCTCGAACTTGCCGACCAGGGCTGA
- the fdhD gene encoding formate dehydrogenase accessory sulfurtransferase FdhD, with amino-acid sequence MTSISPIAQQGFTRIACMGDAEDVERPIAQETPIAIEYQGLGYAVLMATPADLDDLAVGFSLAERLVDRPEQIVETGCHVVDRGIILRVVLADECVPRVADRVRHRVAESSCGLCGIENLEQALRPLPRVDEAPAPANASIFAALAALADHQPLNRATGGVHAAALCDAGGAIRLVREDVGRHNALDKLVGAMARSALAWNGGFALVTSRCSFEMVEKAVLAGCPTLVTLSAPTGLAVDRAREAGLRLVVLARSDALLLAR; translated from the coding sequence ATGACCAGCATCTCTCCGATCGCCCAGCAGGGCTTCACGCGTATTGCCTGCATGGGCGATGCCGAGGATGTCGAGCGCCCGATCGCGCAGGAAACGCCCATCGCGATCGAATATCAGGGGCTGGGCTATGCCGTGCTGATGGCGACTCCGGCCGACCTCGACGATCTCGCGGTCGGGTTCAGTCTCGCCGAGCGGCTGGTGGACCGACCGGAGCAGATCGTCGAGACCGGGTGCCACGTCGTCGACCGCGGCATCATCCTGCGCGTCGTCCTGGCAGACGAATGCGTGCCGCGCGTCGCCGATCGGGTGCGCCACCGCGTGGCCGAATCGTCCTGCGGCCTGTGCGGGATCGAGAATCTCGAACAGGCGCTGCGACCGCTGCCTCGGGTCGACGAGGCACCGGCACCGGCGAACGCATCGATCTTCGCGGCGCTGGCTGCGCTCGCCGATCACCAGCCGTTGAATCGGGCCACGGGCGGCGTCCACGCGGCGGCACTCTGCGATGCCGGCGGAGCAATCCGGCTCGTGCGGGAGGATGTGGGCCGGCATAATGCGCTGGACAAGCTCGTCGGGGCGATGGCGCGGAGCGCGCTGGCCTGGAATGGCGGCTTCGCGCTGGTGACGTCGCGCTGCTCGTTCGAGATGGTGGAGAAGGCGGTTCTGGCGGGGTGCCCGACCCTGGTCACCCTGTCCGCGCCGACCGGCCTCGCTGTCGATCGGGCGCGGGAGGCAGGGCTGCGGCTGGTCGTCCTTGCGCGCAGCGACGCGCTGCTCCTCGCCCGATGA
- a CDS encoding adenylate/guanylate cyclase domain-containing protein yields MTEMKPIAQVDGAAPSRPSARALFWRLVWLYQGGCAAAIVITLALVLFGLEFSLDQWLIMIAMMPIVVAIYNLSDVYLIVRHYRPIDAALKYLDQGRAPPRDVTAAAVVRALNLPFYSFMRVTFLHGPLVTVMVCIVLPAANLIVDAGYETWQITVFAATTLFFASPTHAIFEYFGVSRAVVPTIVRLSEVLEGGLPPEHQSRLISIRLKSKLLYLTVFVAALPLVFFAASIIFKVQRMFVLEGIDPTPAMMMPLYIWIVGVVCICMLGGVMMALLTAREVSRSASRLIDEMRMVERGDLERVRLQVVSTDEYADIFRGFQHMVEALREEQLILEVSNDLAGELKLEILIARIMRTTAELLNAERSTLFVYDKKTDELFSLFAEGDHVREIRIPANRGIAGAVFSSGMAENIANPYADPRFNPDVDKATGFVTRSILCQPIFDKHGGRIGVTQILNKRDAAAFTAKDEARLRAFSAQIAVCLENARLFDDVLYMKNYNESILKSTSNAVITFDDEGRIVTSNEAARQLLGAPDGLIGVPARTAFAGSNAWIAERLERTDRDREAYLAVDAELVGADGRSSSINLTAAPLVDANEAVIGSMLVMEDITTEKRVRSTMARYMSKEVADQLLEAGESELSGKDQTVSILFSDVRGFTTIAERIGARETVTMLNSYFTEMVDVIFAHKGILDKYIGDAIMALFGAPFAGANDADNAVAAANQMLVELAALNHRRTAMGEPPIDIGLGISTGDVIVGNIGSIKRMEYTVIGDSVNLASRLEGANKAYGSKILFSEFTHARLADPQLVREIDLIRVKGKDFPVGVHESLGYRAGELDRGLGSMLEHYAVGLAAYRAMAWGDAEQAFLKALEALPGDGPSAMYVERCRAFLRTPPKADWDGVWTLTSK; encoded by the coding sequence ATGACCGAGATGAAGCCCATCGCTCAGGTCGACGGCGCGGCACCCTCGCGACCTTCGGCGCGCGCGCTGTTCTGGCGGCTCGTGTGGCTTTACCAGGGTGGCTGCGCCGCGGCGATCGTCATCACGCTCGCCCTGGTCCTGTTCGGGCTCGAGTTCAGCCTCGACCAATGGCTGATCATGATCGCGATGATGCCCATCGTCGTCGCGATCTACAATCTGTCCGACGTCTATCTGATCGTGCGCCATTACCGGCCGATCGACGCAGCACTGAAGTATCTCGACCAGGGCAGGGCCCCGCCCCGCGACGTGACCGCAGCGGCGGTCGTCCGGGCGCTCAACCTGCCCTTCTACTCTTTCATGCGGGTGACCTTTCTCCATGGCCCGCTGGTGACCGTGATGGTCTGCATTGTCCTGCCGGCCGCCAATCTGATCGTCGATGCGGGCTATGAGACGTGGCAGATCACGGTCTTCGCGGCGACCACGCTGTTCTTCGCCTCGCCGACCCACGCGATCTTCGAATATTTCGGCGTCAGCCGGGCCGTTGTCCCGACCATCGTGCGCCTGTCCGAGGTTCTCGAAGGCGGTTTGCCGCCAGAGCATCAGAGCCGCCTTATTTCGATCCGCCTCAAGAGCAAGCTCCTCTACCTGACGGTCTTCGTCGCCGCGCTGCCGCTGGTGTTCTTCGCGGCTTCGATCATCTTCAAGGTTCAGCGGATGTTCGTGCTCGAGGGCATCGACCCCACGCCTGCGATGATGATGCCGCTCTACATCTGGATCGTCGGCGTGGTGTGCATCTGCATGCTCGGCGGGGTGATGATGGCGCTGCTGACGGCGCGCGAGGTGTCCCGTTCGGCCAGCCGGCTGATCGACGAGATGCGCATGGTCGAACGTGGCGACCTCGAACGGGTCCGGCTGCAGGTGGTCTCGACCGACGAATATGCCGACATCTTTCGCGGCTTCCAGCACATGGTCGAGGCGCTGCGCGAAGAGCAGCTCATCCTTGAGGTCAGCAACGACCTCGCTGGCGAATTGAAGCTCGAAATCCTCATCGCCCGCATCATGCGGACGACCGCCGAGCTTCTCAACGCGGAGCGCTCGACCCTGTTCGTCTACGACAAGAAAACCGACGAGCTTTTTTCGCTGTTCGCCGAGGGCGACCATGTGCGCGAGATCCGTATCCCGGCAAACCGGGGCATAGCAGGCGCGGTGTTCAGCAGCGGCATGGCCGAGAATATCGCCAACCCCTATGCCGACCCCCGGTTCAACCCGGATGTCGACAAGGCCACCGGCTTCGTCACCCGCTCGATCCTGTGCCAGCCGATCTTCGACAAGCATGGCGGGCGGATCGGGGTCACCCAGATATTGAACAAGCGCGATGCGGCGGCCTTCACCGCCAAGGACGAAGCGCGCCTGCGGGCCTTTTCGGCCCAGATCGCCGTGTGCCTGGAGAATGCGCGGCTGTTCGACGACGTGCTCTATATGAAGAACTACAATGAGAGCATCCTCAAGAGCACGTCGAACGCGGTCATCACCTTCGACGACGAGGGGCGGATCGTCACCAGCAACGAGGCGGCCCGCCAGTTGCTCGGAGCCCCCGACGGGCTGATCGGCGTGCCGGCACGCACCGCCTTCGCGGGAAGCAACGCCTGGATCGCCGAGCGGCTGGAGCGAACCGACCGCGATCGCGAAGCCTATCTGGCGGTCGATGCGGAGCTCGTCGGCGCAGATGGCCGCTCCTCGTCGATAAACCTTACCGCCGCGCCGCTGGTCGACGCCAATGAAGCGGTGATCGGCTCGATGCTCGTCATGGAGGACATTACCACCGAGAAGCGCGTCCGCTCGACGATGGCGCGCTATATGTCGAAGGAGGTCGCGGACCAGCTGCTCGAAGCCGGCGAGAGCGAATTGTCGGGCAAGGACCAGACCGTCTCGATCCTCTTTTCGGACGTGCGCGGCTTTACCACCATCGCCGAGCGGATTGGGGCGCGCGAGACGGTGACGATGCTCAACAGCTATTTCACCGAGATGGTCGACGTGATTTTCGCCCATAAGGGCATACTCGACAAATATATCGGCGACGCGATCATGGCGCTGTTCGGCGCGCCCTTCGCCGGTGCCAACGATGCGGACAATGCCGTCGCCGCCGCCAACCAGATGCTCGTCGAGCTTGCCGCGCTGAATCATCGCCGGACGGCCATGGGCGAGCCGCCGATCGACATCGGCCTGGGCATCAGCACGGGCGACGTGATCGTCGGGAATATCGGCTCGATCAAGCGTATGGAATATACCGTGATCGGCGACAGCGTGAACCTCGCGTCCCGTCTGGAGGGCGCGAACAAGGCTTATGGATCGAAGATCCTCTTTTCCGAGTTCACCCATGCGCGGCTCGCCGATCCGCAGCTGGTGCGCGAGATCGACCTGATCCGCGTGAAGGGCAAGGACTTCCCCGTCGGGGTCCATGAATCGCTGGGTTATCGCGCGGGGGAGTTGGATCGCGGCCTCGGGTCCATGCTCGAACATTATGCCGTGGGTCTTGCCGCCTACCGCGCGATGGCCTGGGGCGACGCCGAGCAGGCGTTTCTCAAGGCCCTCGAAGCTCTGCCCGGAGACGGGCCATCGGCGATGTATGTCGAGCGCTGCCGAGCCTTTCTACGGACGCCGCCCAAGGCTGACTGGGACGGCGTGTGGACGCTCACCTCCAAATAG